In Silene latifolia isolate original U9 population chromosome 3, ASM4854445v1, whole genome shotgun sequence, a single window of DNA contains:
- the LOC141647754 gene encoding E3 ubiquitin-protein ligase SP1 isoform X1 — protein sequence MLPWGGISCCLSAAALYVLGRSSGRDADALKSVTRVNHLKDLAILLDAASKVLPLVVSVSGRVGSDTPIKCEYSGLRGVIVEETAEQHFLKHNDAGSWVQDSALMLCMSKEVPWYLDDGSGRVYVVGARGATGMELTIGSELFEESGRSLVRGTLDYLQGLKMLGVKRTERVLPTGTPLTVVGEAIKDDVGTVRVQRPHKGPFYVSPKTIDQLIANLGKWARWYKYASFGFSVFGVYLIAKHTLRLILERRRRWELHKRVLEAAAKRTGQAGDDVKDESGSETAKRDGLMPDLCVICLEQEYNAVFVPCGHMCCCTACSSHLSNCPLCRRRIDQVVRTFRH from the exons ATGCTTCCATGGGGTGGGATTTCTTGTTGTCTAAGTGCAGCTGCTCTTTATGTTCTTGGAAGAAGTAGTGGCAg AGACGCAGATGccctcaaatctgtcactagaGTTAACCACTTGAAAGATTTGG CAATATTGCTAGATGCCGCGTCCAAAGTTTTACCATTGGTTGTCTCTGTTTCTGGACGAGTTGGTTCTGACACGCCCATTAAATGCGAATACAGTGGTCTACGGGGTGTCATTGTTGAAGAAACG GCTGAGCAACACTTTTTGAAGCACAACGACGCTGGTTCATGGGTACAAGATTCTGCACTAATGCTATGCATGAGCAAGGAGGTCCCATGGTACCTG GATGATGGTTCTGGTCGTGTTTATGTAGTTGGAGCACGAGGTGCCACTGGCATGGAACTGACTATTGGGAGTGAACTGTTTGAAGAGTCAGGTCGATCCCTTGTACGTGGGACTTTGGACTATCTTCAAGGTCTTAAG ATGCTTGGTGTCAAGCGTACTGAACGTGTTCTTCCTACTGGGACACCCTTAACTGTCGTAGGTGAG GCTATTAAAGATGATGTCGGAACAGTTCGTGTTCAAAGACCTCATAAAGGGCCTTTTTATGTTTCACCAAAAACCATTGATCAGCTTATTGCAAATCTTGGGAAGTGGGCGAG ATGGTATAAGTATGCCTCTTTTGGGTTCTCGGTGTTTGGAGTCTATTTGATCGCCAAGCATACACTTCGACTTATACTGGAAAGAAGACGCCGTTGGGAGTTGCACAAACG GGTTTTGGAAGCAGCAGCAAAAAGAACTGGGCAAGCTGGCGATG ATGTGAAGGATGAGAGTGGATCAGAAACCGCAAAGAGAGATGGTTTGATGCCAGATCTTTGTGTTATATGCTTGGAGCAAGAATACAATGCTGTATTTGTTCC
- the LOC141649291 gene encoding uncharacterized protein LOC141649291, with translation MALYVISTWGKYRKKFVNCYTNQYFHLGNMATSRVESSHSLLKAWLKSNNLNLDTMWFRIHSMLEAQHSKIRYELEVSRSRPRIGDRVFSLLQGNVSINAIEIMEEDIKRGIELGNVLEEHCGCVLRRVHLEDVHAFWRTLEYDNVGVTPKTDDDELEKLFAEARTCDPAKKQVIIEKLRDGLHPEDEEVQPPPVRENPKRRPRGSTTRNKSGFEHAKKKAVKVSTPATTFVQHMVGDFDQGPVGAPLESGYTKGFLSTWTKKYAVPEEVRDFFDGWVDVGNNGYCGYRVVSHTARGRESDHLVMREWGIREIKAYEVYRDFFDDSCALPMGLTRFQETLRRMEFTGSGGCGPNHWMYGEYLFVFASLFNWTICVIAQDEVGEFRNWNCSTYLPLRPTAQVSRPYGTRDPLVAPYADLYKTNIEKWHTLMGTTPKVYGRRRRSTPTNPETARKLNFDNAFKV, from the exons ATGGCGCTTTATGTGATCAGTACATGGGGTAAATATAGGAAGAAGTTCGTGAACTGCTATACAAACCAATACTTTCATCTCGGAAACATGGCCACTTCCCGAGTAGAGTCCTCCCATTCACTTTTAAAAGCTTGGTTGAAGAGTAATAACCTAAACCTTGACACTATGTGGTTCCGTATTCATTCCATGCTTGAAGCGCAACACTCGAAGATTAGATATGAGCTAGAGGTTTCGAGGAGTAGGCCGCGAATTGGAGATCGTGTATTTTCATTGTTGCAAGGAAATGTGTCTATCAATGCCATTGAGATAATGGAAGAAGATATTAAGAGAGGGATAGAGCTCGGAAATGTGTTGGAAGAGCATTGTGGATGTGTGCTAAGG AGGGTCCATCTTGAAGATGTTCACGCTTTTTGGAGGACATTGGAGTACGACAATGTTGGTGTAACACCCAAGACCGATGATGATGAGTTGGAGAAGCTGTTTGCAGAAGCTAGAACTTGTGACCCGGCTAAAAAACAGGTAATCATTGAGAAATTGCGAGATGGTCTTCACCCGGAAGACGAGGAAGTTCAACCACCTCCTGTTAGAGAAAACCCCAAAAGGAGACCGAGGGGTTCTACTACCCGGAACAAGTCGGGATTTGAGCATGCAAAGAAGAAGGCTGTGAAAGTTTCTACTCCTGCGACGACATTTGTTCAACATATGGTGGGTGATTTTGATCAAGGACCGGTTGGTGCACCGTTGGAGTCCGGCTACACTAAGGGATTTTTGTCAACTTGGACTAAAAAGTATGCGGTCCCTGAAGAAGTACGGGATTTCTTTGATGGTTGGGTAGATGTCGGTAATAATGGTTATTGTGGTTATCGGGTGGTCTCGCATACTGCGCGGGGTCGGGAAAGTGACCATTTAGTCATGAGAGAGTGGGGTATTCGGGAGATTAAGGCATACGAGGTCTACAGGGATTTTTTTGATGATAGTTGTGCATTGCCTATGGGTCTTACCAGATTCCAGGAGACATTGAGACGGATGGAGTTTACTGGCAGTGGAGGATGTGGGCCTAACCATTGGATGTACGGGGAATATTTGTTTGTCTTTGCATCGTTGTTTAACTGGACTATTTGTGTCATCGCCCAGGATGAAGTTGGAGAATTTCGTAATTGGAATTGTAGCACATACTTACCCCTAAGGCCCACAGCCCAAGTGTCGAGGCCATATG GGACAAGAGACCCTTTGGTTGCACCATATGCTGATTTGTACAAGACAAACATCGAGAAATGGCATACGTTGATGGGAACTACACCTAAAGTTTATGGCAGAAGACGGCGTTCCACACCAACTAACCCAGAAACTGCAAGGAAATTAAACTTTGATAATGCATTTAAAGTTTGA
- the LOC141649292 gene encoding putative protein FAR1-RELATED SEQUENCE 10 has translation MSNNEQSTSNANNESEDSFEEFGGNDVNYNHLFETVTCFASRDEAFEWAQKIAFDNGFALVKASNGAKNRKQPKLLGSYFRCSRYGRTRNKIDPDIPEKPKKKGTTKCDCLFRVRAVQNRANDVNGKELIVWNILTSEKGGYHNHKVTKYKDGHRHFAGLNAEEKEFVRQQVRASIPPRDIKNGLHQRTPDKPQPTSAQIYSAANKFRREIRGTRNTAQQMLAVAVAANYVEWHKTDSETKELSHVFMAHPEAVKLFRAYPHLVLIDSTYKTNVYKIALVEVVGVTPCGSSFLIDAVLLPSESEHDYGWMLMRLGELLSCTGSSISTFVTDREMGLIAALESLHPSTPHLLCRWHINRAVEKQALSKENLMWYKDIIMHSPESG, from the exons atgtcaaacaacgagcaatCCACATCAAATGCTAACAACGAATCTGAG GATTCATTTGAGGAATTTGGTGGAAACGATGTTAATTACAACCACCTATTTGAGACGGTTACATGTTTTGCGAGTCGGGATGAGGCGTTTGAGTGGGCTCAAAAAATAGCTTTTGATAACGGGTTTGCCTTAGTAAAAGCATCAAATGGGGCCAAAAATCGTAAACAACCCAAGTTGCTAGGCTCTTACTTTCGTTGTTCAAGGTACGGCCGAACTAGAAACAAGATCGATCCCGATATTCCCGAGAAGCCTAAGAAGAAAGGGACAACTAAGTGTGATTGTTTGTTTCGGGTTCGAGCCGTTCAGAACCGGGCTAATGATGTAAATGGGAAGGAGTTGATTGTTTGGAACATTTTGACCTCGGAGAAAGGTGGATATCACAACCACAAAGTAACAAAGTACAAAGACGGTCATAGGCATTTTGCTGGTTTGAATGCCGAAGAGAAAGAGTTCGTGAGGCAACAAGTCCGGGCGTCGATTCCCCCAAGAGATATTAAAAATGGTCTTCATCAAAGAACTCCCGATAAACCCCAACCTACAAGCGCCCAAATTTATAGTGCGGCTAACAAGTTTCGGCGTGAAATTAGAGGAACACGGAATACCGCTCAACAAATGTTGGCTGTAGCCGTTGCTGCTAATTATGTGGAATGGCACAAAACAGATTCCGAGACAAAGGAGCTCAGTCATGTTTTTATGGCTCATCCGGAAGCGGTTAAACTCTTTCGTGCTTATCCACATTTGGTTCTTATTGACTCGACGTACAAGACAAATGTTTACAAAATTGCTCTTGTTGAGGTTGTTGGTGTAACACCGTGTGGGTCTTCCTTCTTAATTGATGCGGTGCTCCTTCCGTCAGAGTCGGAACACGATTATGGGTGGATGTTGATGAGATTAGGGGAGCTACTAAGTTGTACGGGTTCATCTATTTCTACCTTTGTCACTGATCGGGAGATGGGTTTGATCGCCGCTCTTGAGTCCCTTCATCCGAGCACTCCTCACCTTTTGTGTCGTTGGCACATTAACCGTGCTGTGGAGAAACAAGCACTCTCAAAGGAGAATTTGATGTGGTACAAAGATATCATAATGCACAGTCCAGAAAGCGGTTAG
- the LOC141647754 gene encoding E3 ubiquitin-protein ligase SP1 isoform X2 — MLPWGGISCCLSAAALYVLGRSSGRDADALKSVTRVNHLKDLAILLDAASKVLPLVVSVSGRVGSDTPIKCEYSGLRGVIVEETAEQHFLKHNDAGSWVQDSALMLCMSKEVPWYLDDGSGRVYVVGARGATGMELTIGSELFEESGRSLVRGTLDYLQGLKMLGVKRTERVLPTGTPLTVVGEAIKDDVGTVRVQRPHKGPFYVSPKTIDQLIANLGKWARWYKYASFGFSVFGVYLIAKHTLRLILERRRRWELHKRVSKLALLLVDSDVKDESGSETAKRDGLMPDLCVICLEQEYNAVFVPCGHMCCCTACSSHLSNCPLCRRRIDQVVRTFRH, encoded by the exons ATGCTTCCATGGGGTGGGATTTCTTGTTGTCTAAGTGCAGCTGCTCTTTATGTTCTTGGAAGAAGTAGTGGCAg AGACGCAGATGccctcaaatctgtcactagaGTTAACCACTTGAAAGATTTGG CAATATTGCTAGATGCCGCGTCCAAAGTTTTACCATTGGTTGTCTCTGTTTCTGGACGAGTTGGTTCTGACACGCCCATTAAATGCGAATACAGTGGTCTACGGGGTGTCATTGTTGAAGAAACG GCTGAGCAACACTTTTTGAAGCACAACGACGCTGGTTCATGGGTACAAGATTCTGCACTAATGCTATGCATGAGCAAGGAGGTCCCATGGTACCTG GATGATGGTTCTGGTCGTGTTTATGTAGTTGGAGCACGAGGTGCCACTGGCATGGAACTGACTATTGGGAGTGAACTGTTTGAAGAGTCAGGTCGATCCCTTGTACGTGGGACTTTGGACTATCTTCAAGGTCTTAAG ATGCTTGGTGTCAAGCGTACTGAACGTGTTCTTCCTACTGGGACACCCTTAACTGTCGTAGGTGAG GCTATTAAAGATGATGTCGGAACAGTTCGTGTTCAAAGACCTCATAAAGGGCCTTTTTATGTTTCACCAAAAACCATTGATCAGCTTATTGCAAATCTTGGGAAGTGGGCGAG ATGGTATAAGTATGCCTCTTTTGGGTTCTCGGTGTTTGGAGTCTATTTGATCGCCAAGCATACACTTCGACTTATACTGGAAAGAAGACGCCGTTGGGAGTTGCACAAACG TGTTAGTAAATTAGCTCTGCTCCTCGTTGATTCAGATGTGAAGGATGAGAGTGGATCAGAAACCGCAAAGAGAGATGGTTTGATGCCAGATCTTTGTGTTATATGCTTGGAGCAAGAATACAATGCTGTATTTGTTCC